In Quercus robur chromosome 11, dhQueRobu3.1, whole genome shotgun sequence, the following proteins share a genomic window:
- the LOC126706653 gene encoding putative FBD-associated F-box protein At5g56820, whose translation MKLVSVSYANRDSLSTLLAACPFLRDLTINLSTARVRNLTDRNPGTYSVDAIILIPTLKRLHFHCPIICWRSRVHINTPALEYFHFAGVLSEDLVLEKLPNVVESVVEVVQWRRDVHYGNKVWDFMGQFCNVISMELTTKTAEILSHASNRDNIPMFHNLSSLSFSVFVFFEWHAIQLLLHRAPKLQILVVKPLQNYVQYGIRTDDYLKEPLTVPECLSSHLTTFHYNQFSGNEYEMEFVRQLLMAVGVLETMRITFKSTLDSELKLQVHEKLSEYQRSSQSCQIAFD comes from the exons ATGAAACTTGTATCTGTTAGCTATGCAAACCGCGACTCTCTCTCCACACTCCTCGCTGCCTGCCCGTTCCTTCGAGATTTGACCATCAATCTGTCTACTGCTCGTGTACGAAACTTAACGGACAGGAATCCCGGCACGTACAGTGTCGATGCCATTATACTTATACCTACGCTCAAAAGATTACATTTTCATTGCCCTATTATATGTTGGCGCTCCAGAGTCCACATAAACACCCCAGCTCTCGAGTACTTCCATTTCGCCGGTGTTTTGAGCGAGGACCTTGTGTTGGAAAAACTCCCCAATGTGGTTGAATCTGTCGTTGAGGTCGTGCAATGGCGACGGGATGTACATTATGGAAACAAAGTATGGGACTTCATGGGACAATTCTGTAATGTTATATCCATGGAATTGACCACAAAAACCGCAGAG ATCCTTTCCCATGCTTCTAATCGTGATAATATTCCCATGTTTCATAATTTGTCTTCCTTgagtttttctgtttttgtttttttcgaGTGGCATGCAATACAACTCTTGCTTCATCGGGCTCCAAAGCTACAAATACTTGTCGTCAAACCGCTTCAAAATTATGTGCAATATGGTATCAGAACTGATGATTACTTGAAGGAGCCACTCACTGTTCCTGAATGCCTGTCGTCACACCTTACAACCTTTCATTATAACCAATTTTCAGGAAATGAGTATGAGATGGAATTTGTTAGACAGCTCCTAATGGCGGTAGGAGTGTTAGAGACTATGAGAATCACTTTTAAAAGTACTCTAGATTCAGAGTTGAAGCTTCAAGTTCACGAGAAATTAAGCGAGTACCAAAGGAGCTCTCAGTCTTGTCAAATTGCATTTGACTAA